GTAGTAGTAAACGCATATTTGTTTagataattaaaaaactgtaattatcCATTGTCTATTACAGGTAGATCCCATGCAGTATGGTATTGATTGGACGGGGCCATATGGTCATCATGAACCTGGTGTAGTGATCCCTGGTGTACAGCTACCACGTCAACTTACACAACGGGATGTTGAGAGGTTTCCGGACCCAGATGTTCCCCTGTCTGATGATTTGGATATCTACAGAGAGACTGTAGCTTTATTATCCGAAATGATGCATTAAGACGAGAGAGCGCCAATTAATTTAGCATATGCTGCATTAAATTATTTTGAGGTGCTTATCTGTAATATTATCAACCTTGTTCAAACACTTTTTAATTGatgaaataaaacttttattgaACTTGTGTAATGCTGGCCACACAATCTTTGTAATACTCAATAAATGTTTCAAATAACATTTGACCAAAAGTTAGTTTGGTATAACTTTGACAACAAGGTGAATACAACAtgtgaaacttgttttcaaGAGTGACAGTCTTGATTTCCATGCTTAGTAACAAAACTGTTAAACACTAAAACATGTTTGAGATTTTGTGACTGGACACAGTGAAAACTAGAAAATAACAGACGAGTAAATATGGACTTGGCCATCTAACAAATATTCTTAGTGAACCATGACCTTAGACCAGTCCAAATCCGTAATCTCTGCTGCAAATAGCAGCTAGAAAATCTCTTTCAAAGGCAGCATAGTCCCTGTAATGACTAGGAAGCTTCAGGGTTTGATAGCATGTGGAAGACTTTGGTAGATTTCCATCCACTACCTCAACAACTAGGCTCCTGGGCTGTACATCCCATCCAGTCCAGAACTCGGTCAGCGACCGTAGTATATTAGAAGAAGCTGCATTAAAAACAAGCATTAGCTGCATCTTTATTAGTCGCATCAAAAGTCATTTGTTTCTCATATACTTACAATTCTCAATGAATGTGCGAAGTAATCCAGTGAGCCTACACGTGTCTTCAAGAGAGACGTCGCTGTCTTCATCTTCATCTGGCCAACATATCCTCTCCAAGAGCATCTGACAGATGAACAAGATTAGTATTATTAAAGTGATGTACACCTCAACAATATTACATACATGGTCTCGTATCTTACCTTTGGGGTGTAAAGTGCATCACTAGTCCTAGGAAAAAGAAGAGGAATTGTGTCCTTCCTTTCAGTAAGCAAAGGCCAGATCAACATCTCCTTCATACCATGGCGTAGCTGTTTTAGTTGCTTGGAGGTTCTTTCTAGGACcttaaaaagcaaacaaattaAATCTTGTCAATTGTAGGAGGATTTCAACCAATAGTGCATACTCACTGCCTGCATGAGTAGTTTGTCATGCAACCATCTTCTATTCTCTGATGTCACTGCAGGCAAATCCCAAGACAATGCAAGGTCTGTAATAGCACTCTTTTCTTCCGTAGACAAGTCACCTGTGCCTTCCAGCTGGTCATAAAACaatgttcgtgtgtgtgtgtgcattattTCACAATTTATTTCGTAAAAAATAATTAAGGAGTAAACATTAACTAACCTTCTTTATTATTTGACGGATATCAACATCCGCACAATCCAGAATATCAATTGTGGCTGTTTCAGGAGATCCACCAAAAAGCACATGCACTATTGCTGGGCTTAAACCAGTTAGGCATGGACCTCCATGCAGGAATGAGTGCCCAATCATACGGCCCGCCACCACAAATAAGTCACTGTCCAGAAAACACTGTGATGTTGAGGGAATCATATGATCCTTCTCACCCTCAAAAAGAAGAGTCCCTCCGGGCACTAAAGCAATAAAGGCATAgaacatgtaaatatttacattagcattcattacatttgaaataacaCCTATTAATGAGTCAACCCTAAGGTCAATttcaattcattacatttacgcTGATGCTTTTATATAGAGCaacttacagtatattcaaagtattttatttacatttatcatacattttattagtatgtTTGTTCCCTGGGTATCGAACCCTTCACCTTTGCGCTTAATATCAATGCTCTACCATTAAGCTAAAGGAACACTAACATTAACTGTTataatagttatatatatataataaacatcCATAATAGTAAtcctaaataaacaaaaaagaaacatgtacagtattgcATAGGACACTAACCAAGCTGTAGTTCAAAACCATGCTGAAGCTTTGACATAACTGTTGCAAAAACATGACGAGTCACTCCATCTCCAATTGCAGGATCGCCTTGAAGGCAAAGGTATAAtgcacattatttaaaaaaaaactctgtcACGTTGATTTAGGATTTATTTTACCTACCATGTAGTGTACATTTGAAGGGGCAAGCCCATTCTACATTTGCTTTCTTATGAAAGGTCAGGATTGCTCTCTCCTTGTCTTCAGGGCTGTCTCTCATGTCCATTTGGAAATGGAGCACTGGGCTcatttcattcttctgcaggaGCTTTTCCCTGTACGTCTTGGAGGCCTCTACTGAATCTGGCTCAAACTTCCAATCTAAACCACAGTAGTTATCCAGAGTAACAATCCAAAGTAACACACATGAaattgctttattttgtttgtcaaTTAATTTTTAAAACTCCTAACTAGAAATAAATGACTGAATCAACCGTGCAAACCATCATGTTCAGTGCCCTCTTCATGATCTATAGTGATGAACTGTGAAACTGCAATGTTTTCTTGCATTGctctgaaaattgtctgtcctGCCTCAAAACTGTACTTTCAGTGTTGCTTGAAGTGGGCCTTTCTGTATCTCACCGCTGACCTCAGAAAAAGGAGTAGGCACAGTAATACAGTAACAGTAATACATCATTCTAGTTACATGATCAGATCAgtaaaaaacacttaaatgtaCAGAAACCGATTCAAACAGAGAAATCTATGGTAACTCTGATAAGTGTTCTGATCTGTAAGCACAAACCAAGGtcaactaaactaaacatttcCAAGAGActccaaattaaaaaaatcatataccCCATGCACTTGTCACTGTGGGACTTGATGTCTGTAAATGGGAATTCATCTCCACAATCAACACATTTCTGGGGTGGTCCAATCCACTCATCTCTGTTAGGCATGCTGGTCTGccagaaaataaaacaagaatgtcatgcttgtttttaaatgaattataaaacaCACCCTTTTCAAATTATGAAACTTACCGATTCAACTTCTATGTTTCGTTGAAGTGGACGAATAAAAATGGTTGCGTGGCCAATTTGATTTTGAGGGTCTTTTAAATACTTCACATGGTATCCCTCATTTGGGCAGGGTATCAGGTTGAGAGTTCGGCTCCTTGTTTGCcctgatatttttaataattcaaaCCCACCACCATGTCTGAGCTTCGGAAAAGCTTCCATGATGACGTCCTTAAATTTTTGGGGATCTGTATGGCATCCTatgattataaataaaaaggtaAAATGCAAGATTCTTAGACCAACCTGACATTTACCACTTAAACATGGGTGTCTTAAGTATTAATAGTAAGACATTGCATGTTGTAAAAGCTACAGGTGAAGTTATACTTTGTATTTCATGTTTACATGGTTAAAATGACTACTGACAGAGTTGTTACCATTTTAACAGTAAAGCAATATGTTACATAAGAATTGTTATTCCAAATATACTCAAGAAGATTCTCAAGCAAAAATATAAAGTTTCAATCAGCTGCTTTTAACAAACCTCGAAACGTAATACGTTTCTCTCCTAACCCTGCAGAGAATAGTTGATCTTTTGCACATCGAGTTGGTACCAATTCTGCATTTTTGTCATCAAGACAGCAGAAGGCGTGTGTAAAGCTGCAGGATACAGAACGACTCGTCACGGGCAAAGCTCTACCGTCTTGCAAACCCTCTTCCTCTGCTGTAAGGACACAGCCGTGCAACTTCAACTAGACAGTATAAAAAAGTCAATAAAGTCAATAAAACGACAACATAGCCCCTTGGTCAATTATCTAACTTTAGCGTTAGTTATTTTACGGCTCACAACTCCAAATATTTGCTTTAGTGACACGGTCCTCAAAATTGTTTCATTCTTAATACAAGCCGCTGGTAAGAAATGTAACACAGACCACACCATTTACAAAATGAACAGTCATTTGTCTTAAAACCCTACCATCCACTGGATGTCTAGGAGTCATCAACCTAGAATCTGACGACACTGAGGTTGATGGTTCTGGACTGGATGACGATGCTGTGAATCGTATAAGTATAGATGGGTTTAGCTTCGTGTTTCGATTTCTGGAAAATGGTGGTATCTACAaaacaatttgtaaaaaaaataacttacAACTTTCCAGCTGATCCGCCGCATCCCGTAAAAATTTGGACAACGCACTGTTACTTGCCGCCATTTTTTTTGAAAACTACGATGTCTATCGGTTAGTTGGCCTGACGCTTCTGTACGTGTAGCTCTCAGCCAATGAGGTACCGAAACAACGCAAAGACCGCCTTGCTTATTTATGTGTTgcacacagaaaagtaagaataaattcaagaataaataaatgaaagtgtaaataaatacatgcgttaataaataaatataaaaataaatgaacgtataaataaataaatgtaaaaaaataaaaggaaaggataaaaacaataatcaaaaaataaaaataataaaaaataaataaaaattggaccaaaaataataaatcaattaaaaaaatttattcctttatttattttcatattattacatatatttgtttatatatttatttatttatacatgtatttatttatttataattttgcaggtttagtcctccatacagaTGTAacagtcagtgactgaaaaacaatgtccttttcaaaagttgacgccgaaaaccatgttttctgaGATGAatggtcgagagatttgcatttattcttcctgcatcgacatgcacgagaccggtttgtctcatttgctcggagtctgttgcggttgtcaaaattggaaaccttaaacggcattatgaaattagacgtggacactttgaagaaacttacccgcagcagtccgaggtaaggacacggaaaatatattagctcaaagcccagtaggagcgatctacacaggccctccctcactcacttaccacccaacaaccagcatatgaatgttcactaagaatacagtggatcttaggaaaacataaaaagccctttactgatgggaaataagtaaaagagtgcatggaggcttctgtgaaacacttttagaaggaaaataaagacatgaactaaaataaaatatgaaacaaacccccctttcagctgcaacagccacaagaagagctgaaatgttatcagaggatgttcagtcacaacttgatgctgctatttattaatctcagttcagcagaaaacaacactttagttttctttttaagttgttaatgttgaaatgtattatgttcagtgcaggtttagagattagggcattttgcacatgttccttcattatattgttgtcagacattgttatgccatcgtatagatataaaaaaaaccatctattcatatttttaggtatttaattgtccggacctcggctggtaaggagggttcgtttactggacctcaagcaattttagttgaagactcctggtaTAGgatctagcatgcatgttgttgatttagatgatctaatgattttagacagctcatcttgatctactgtataaaataattgcattatctcCTTAGGGGCGCTTTTGTTaatttgttcagcgggtttcactactgattgcattgttataattttttatctaatatcttggattttatatgtgaagtagttcataaattcatcactgctatgctgatatacaggatcagaagtcactgacgatttattttttgttaatttagccactgtgttaaataaaaaccttgggttgtgctggttttcttctaatagtgatgaaaagtaggcggatctagaagtttttagggctttcctgtattttcgaataccatccttccatgctgtacgaaatacctctaatttagttttcttaaagttgcgctccatttttcgggccgctttctttagagcctgagtgtgttcattataccatgGTGTGTGACTGCCatctttaatcttctttaaacgtagaggagcaactgtgtctagcgctaccgagaaggtggaattaaaattttcaatggtagtgtcaagatcttcaacgttatttctcatgctagcgatttgagacaattcgggcagattatcgagaaatgcatctttggtagttgaagttattgttataccatatttgtaacaatgagttttatttgcagccgtaggccagtgaagcaaacataataccagataatgatccgaaatgtcttcactctgctgaaggattttaacgtcgtccacatttataccgtaaaacagtattaaatctaaagtatgattacgaaggtgagtgggtcctgacacacattgactaacgcccatggagttaagagtgtctttgaaagccattcctaaggcatctgtaacgttatctacatggatgttaaagtcaccaacgacaaggagtctatctgcggccagtactagttctgataagaacccaccaaattctttaataaaatctgtgtggtgccctggaggcctatatacaatagctagaatcaatttaaaaagtgttttatctttagtattaggtgttgaaacatgaagaaccatgacttcaaaagaattatatttagagttcgacttctgggaaatgctaagagagttattgtaaagtgctgcgacacctccccctctgccttttagacgaggctcgtgtttataataataatcttgggggacagattcatttaaagcaatataatcatctggttttagccatgtttctgtcaaacagagcatgtctattttatgatctgttatcatatcgttaacaaaaagtgctttattagagagagatctaatatttagcaatccgagtcgtaacagttgattatctgtattttgttcatgtttagtttgtttaacgtttattaaattactttcaagaggtttacgcattattttatgtttgctaatccgggggacagacacagtctctattttgtgatgtttgggagaacggattactacatgttgtacattttgtgtattctgcgacgtgagacggcaagcagacagttggttaagccatactgtctgctccctgacctgggccccagcgagtcaagttttagcattagcattaagactttttgccatatttctagacaggatggaagtcccagcccaggagggatggagaccatctcgtttcaacaggtcaggtctgccctcaaaactcttccagttatttataaaaactatatcattctgcaggcaccactcagacaaccattgactcctgaagtttgcagatgacaccacagtcattggccttattcaagacggtgatgaatctgcctacagaaaggaggttgctcagctggctgcctggtgtagtcaaaacaacctagagctgaatgcattcaagacagtggagatgatagtggatttcagaaggaaccctccatcacttcctcccctcaccatcctggacagcactgtggatactgtggagtcattcaggttcctgggctccaccatctctcaggacctgaagtgggagtcccacatagactccattgtaaagaaggcccagcagaggttatacttcctccgtcaattgaggaagttcaacctaccacaggagctactgacccagttctactcagtggtcatcgaatctgttctgtgcacttcaattactgtttggtatggctcggccaccaaatcagacctacgaagactacaaggacagttcgtagtgctgagaaattattggtgctcctctgcccacacttcaggacctgtacgattccagagtgaaaaaagggcaagaaaaatcatcattgactccacacacccagcacacaaactttttgatctgctgccctctggccggcgctttagagcaccaaacaccagacttccagacacagaagcagcttcttcccccagcaatctccctcctaaacagataactgctccttaagagcaatattccacttccactactcctatagtgtgcactatagtgccttattatatctacatcttatgtatacatgtacagtaataaaataaaaataactaacaTTGAATCTATTCCATTATCACATACACAACTCATGTAATATAGATTTAAATAGGataattttctaataataacCATTCATAAAATAACTTTTACTATGTATGAAATTCAGCaatcaaaatgtataaaacGCATAATTCTTATGAGTATGTGATTGAAATGAAGCTCAATCAGTGCATCATCAGTGCTGTGttttgtgggaatatttttcagataaaagtatgatttaaatatcaatataatcaataagtgttttctttcattaaatcattaagctgtgtgattttgtctgtgcttgctatcttactcagtaaaatagttactgtggcaaatgggggttggagccataaattatctagatcaacacacacacacacacaaagagtgtttttcacataaaaatgttatgaatcaatccactgcatatgttttaagtataatcatgagttgtgatgtgttttaatgaatcataggattaagaaacaacgctacataattaaaagtattagatgattaagtgttttctttttactaaaagaatgttaagaatgttggtatgttgtccggccacagggaactgtttctaggagaccctccccaaaagaaactgtcctggagaacattcctcaggactggcgattgaccacaggatatacgttttgaaatgttattttacaggaactaagaaaaaggacttcacggtgattggtggaaagggagcaaaaagcagaggaggagtcagaagatacgagcgacgtcacatacttaataaatatgggtgtttttgaatattttgggttgttggcttgtggtggagtgaggagattgtctgacaacccaaagctttgttacctttttacatctggtaataaaacttctgtttaattttggagaacgtctctgtgcaaatttttgagcatgcaggactgcctttaaagtccaacagttTGGAACCTGGTCGCATCATGACACTTATTAGTTCCACATTCCATTCTTCCAAAAGACGTCTATGCGAGTGTTGTAACTCTCATATTCAAAAGCTCTGTAGTAAACGCTAGAGTCTGCCTCCaaagtttatatttaaaaacaggGCAGTAGTTTCACGCATAATATCTAAACAGTGCCATGGAATTCTGATGTCCTGAAAAGCATAACCTATTCTCTCGTTCCCCCGCCAGTCAATGACTTCATGGAAGAATAAGGCTTCTGACAAAACGTATAACCAGTGAGAAGACGCTTCCAACAGTGAACGTGATGTTTATTTCCGCGTGTGGGTTTTTTTTATTGCTCACTGGACCATTCACAAGCGAAACAATGGATGCGTCCGAAATTGCATACATATAATgggcaaaaagcagtaggcgaacgaATATTATGTCTGAATcaaattaaggtttatttttaatttagtcctgtcctgaacaagttattttatgaaagaaatgttaacataaagtTCACCAGACTTTATGAAATACCAGACACGGTAAACTCTCACGTTTGCATTGCTAAGAGCCTGTCATGCtatcaacatttttttctgCCATAATTTCAGTTTATATGTTCACAATATTTGCATTTCAAAACactttttatgttaaaaaagagcctatattatttttaattttgctaCTTTTTGTATATAATGTTCACTGAACTGAAGAAGAGCGTGGTCTTGTGGATCATCCACATTTATTTGGCACAGGTTAGGTAGATGTGTTACGCTTGAGAATAAACAGGAAGAATGATCACAAGACAGAAGTGACGTTTTCTCAGCGATGGCGTTTACTCGTATCGTGTGAAACCCACATAACTCAGGTACATGTAAAGATTTGTTACAGCAGCACATAGATTTCCTCTTTGTTACTACTATTTTACGGATAACCATCCGCAGACAGTTCTCTAAACATTTATCACTCTTCTCACCATCAGTGAATAAAGATGAATACAGTTGCATACATTCTGGCAAACTCACAGTTACAAAACAACAGTATGAACTGAATACAAAATAGAGAAACGTCTTTTAACTTTCCCACACGTCAAAACCAATATTAGCATAATGCGACCATGCGGTATGCTCCGTAGGCTCGgctcataaaaacacattaaacatttcaaataaaactttacTGTCTTTACTCTAATACATACACGTGTCATAACCATTGAAACTTGTTTCCAAAATGTATTATAATCATTTTAGTGATCCGTTACCTGAGAATAAACAGGAAGAATGATCACAAGACAGAAGTGACGTTTTCTCAGCGATGGCGTTTACTCGTATGAGACACCTCTCGTGATCTCGCCTGAGAACGTTCACCCGGGCACTCACTTAattcttggtgtttcgagtcagatccgtgggcgtggcttgttggttttgactaaatctttggtgtttcaagtcttacgaaacctttaccctaacccacaccctaaccctaaccttactctaaccatctaaactacctatgattgttaaaattgacgaaaaaacacgtttgggtgatcacgtctgactcgaaacaccaaggatttagtgagtgccgTTCACCCGCATGAAGAAACTCTCGCGATACAGTGTGAACAACAGGGCATGAGCAATCAATCTCCAATGGACGGATCTACGCTTAAACTCCCTATAATATTCGAGCCCAGACTAACGGCTCTGTTAGAAACAATACGACCATCACTAATTGCATTACACcattaacaataaaacaatcaataatgtTAAACGAAAATTACTTTGAAACTTTGAATAGAACTATAACCATATTAACATATTAACAACATTAATATCTGCCCATGTGTGATGAGTACTGTGAATACTACCAATTACAGATGCTCTTTAGAGTGTCTTTAAAAGGATCATCcgatgcaaaaaaataaattctgtcatgaactcTCCCTCAAGTCGTTCGACAACCCTAGGACCTCCGTTTATCTTCGGAACACAGATTAAGATATTTTTGTTGAGTCCCGCGGGAGTTTTCTGACTCCCCCCAAAGACTGCAACGCAACCTCACGTTGCAGTCTATGGGGTAGCGCTGCAGTCTATGGGGGACTGACATTCATGACATTATATTGTCTCAAAATATTGTCAGGAATCCTTAAGTGAATGGCGGAGAATTCGTGAGTAGCAGGATGAGGAATATTATCAGTCTTTGATAGCAGATCAAGCCAAAGTATGTATGGTAAACTTTAAAACAGACATCCTCTGATGACATTCTGTGTAATGTTTCTGTCTGCATTATAATTCAATGTCTGGTTTTGTCATTTGTTGTTTTAGGAACTTCAGAAGATGAATAGTGAAGAATCTCAGAATAGACGCAGAAAGGTCAAACAAAAGCATCACCATAGAGCAAATTGTTTTAGTGCTTTAATTCAGAGTTGTCTGAGAAAATAAGATAGTATAAACTTGGACAGACATGTATGTGTGCAAAACATCATACAAGAGTAGaggttttctttatattttcctATAGCAtgtctagtaaataatatac
This sequence is a window from Triplophysa rosa linkage group LG4, Trosa_1v2, whole genome shotgun sequence. Protein-coding genes within it:
- the LOC130552377 gene encoding uncharacterized protein LOC130552377 isoform X1, coding for MSGLDHPRNVLIVEMNSHLQTSSPTVTSAWDWKFEPDSVEASKTYREKLLQKNEMSPVLHFQMDMRDSPEDKERAILTFHKKANVEWACPFKCTLHGDPAIGDGVTRHVFATVMSKLQHGFELQLVPGGTLLFEGEKDHMIPSTSQCFLDSDLFVVAGRMIGHSFLHGGPCLTGLSPAIVHVLFGGSPETATIDILDCADVDIRQIIKKLEGTGDLSTEEKSAITDLALSWDLPAVTSENRRWLHDKLLMQAVLERTSKQLKQLRHGMKEMLIWPLLTERKDTIPLLFPRTSDALYTPKMLLERICWPDEDEDSDVSLEDTCRLTGLLRTFIENSSSNILRSLTEFWTGWDVQPRSLVVEVVDGNLPKSSTCYQTLKLPSHYRDYAAFERDFLAAICSRDYGFGLV
- the LOC130552377 gene encoding uncharacterized protein LOC130552377 isoform X2, with the protein product MQENIAVSQFITIDHEEGTEHDDWKFEPDSVEASKTYREKLLQKNEMSPVLHFQMDMRDSPEDKERAILTFHKKANVEWACPFKCTLHGDPAIGDGVTRHVFATVMSKLQHGFELQLVPGGTLLFEGEKDHMIPSTSQCFLDSDLFVVAGRMIGHSFLHGGPCLTGLSPAIVHVLFGGSPETATIDILDCADVDIRQIIKKLEGTGDLSTEEKSAITDLALSWDLPAVTSENRRWLHDKLLMQAVLERTSKQLKQLRHGMKEMLIWPLLTERKDTIPLLFPRTSDALYTPKMLLERICWPDEDEDSDVSLEDTCRLTGLLRTFIENSSSNILRSLTEFWTGWDVQPRSLVVEVVDGNLPKSSTCYQTLKLPSHYRDYAAFERDFLAAICSRDYGFGLV